aaacattCTCTCTCCACATTATGTGCTAGGAAGGAAAAACGCGATGGTAAATACTGCAAAATTGTCTAGATTCATAGCACACACCCCAGAAATAGGTGTTCCAAGCTTTCATGAGAAGAATGGTAGATAACACAGAGTAGCTAGCTGTTGCGTGTCCCGGTGCAGTAAAAGACTGAAGCAATTCTGTCCTTCCAAGGAAGGGTATGCCAGAGCCCAGAGAAGCCGTCAATAGAAATTCAATAATACTTCACACAACACTATTGACCTCTTTTCCCAGCACATTATGGCATCAAGAAATTATGCTGCATAATACATACGTTTGTTCATATACATGAAAAGGAAGGTCAGAGTGTTCTTCCCTCAGAAACCTTATTTATGCAGTACAAAAGTTTCACAGGCAGTTCACAAAAATTTCATTTGGAAGTCTCTTTTGAATTCCAAATAccatcatcatatatatatatatatgccatatAAATTTTACGGGGAGTATGCGATATTCATTTTGGAGCTCCTTCAAATTGGCTTCGTAGTAATTCGTATTTCTTAAGTTCCGCCatggaaagagagggagagagctcATACAGGACCTGCAGAAATCAGGACACAGCCAGGAGACATTTTTATCACGTCAATAGTATATCGTTACCCTTGAGACTCTGTTACTGTTGGGTTAGTTGAACACTAACATAAATTACATAATGctgatttattataaaattcATGGGCCAACATTGGTTAGACTGAACTTTCATAGGCCAACAGTAACGACTGATACGTAAACTTAAAGATTTTAACAAAACCGATTCCCAGATATGGATTTGGTGTCTTAAGGCCGTCCTAACAAGGCAAGTCTTCTTATAATTCAACCTTAAAACACGGGGCTTTAAgtacttcatcatcatcatccgagcctttatccaaAAAATTTGAGATcagctacatgagtttatgagaaaaatCAATGAGAATTTACTACATGTATTCAtttccgccattcatttctatctaagatcatactttcatcaatgcTATTGAATCTATATcatttcttactacttcaaacCATTTTCACTTcgcttcctactctctcctatataaATTCTATCGATTCTCCTCACCACCGCATCGCTATCTTGATGTCGATAgtcataccatcttaaacggtTTTCTagcaacttatcttcaattggtgctactcataccttaaatctaataatctcaCTTTTAATCATCTTTCCCCATGTGTCCGCACATCCAACAAAACATTCGCACTTCTACTATATGCATTTTTAGGATATGTTGTCTCTTTATAGCCAACATTCAGAACCATACATCATCATAGGTCATATAACTAACCTATAGAATATTCCCTTCAACCTTAAAAGAATCATTCAGTCGCATAAAAATCTCGTATGCACTCATCCACTTCATCGACCCATTTTTAATCTACTAGCTAATAACTACATTTTCCCTAATGTCTCCGTCATCATGGAAAATCAAaccaagatatttaaaaaccTTATTTTTTGTTACTTCTCTCCCATCTAATTCAATAATTTGTTTGTTCCCTTGTATGctcttactaaacttacatctcatatattatgttttagtcCCACTTAATTTCAATCTTTTAGGCTCCACATCTCGAGTTTTGAGTTAACTCCCAATATTGTCTCATTTACTTAAAATATATCATCAGCAAACAACATGCACCAAAATAGCTCACCTTGGATATATCGTGTGAGTTCATCTATCACTATAACAATTAGGAACGAGCTTTAATGCCGACTCCTAGTGCAAACCTATTGGGATGAAAAACTCTCACGTAACTCCTCCATTAGTCCTAACATTAGCTACGGCTCCTATACATATCCTAGACCATAGTAATATAATTAATCGGAACCCTCTCTTCTCTAAAATCCACCACATTACTTCTCTAGGCACCCTATCATAGGTctataaatattaaatgaagGTCCGTCTATATATTTCCACAAGTTTCCTTAATAAAAATATCTCCTCTCCATGATGGATTGTCCTGGCGTGGGTCATAAAATGCTTTAACTTTCAAATATCTCTTATATAATGAGCCACTTAGTCATACCTTTACAAAATCGCCGTATTCAACAACAACAGAGTCAATTTGATCATCCATGCAAGGAGAATCTGAGCCTGAACTAGAAACCTGCATGAGGTAGAGGATTTTTCAGAATCTCTGTCAGAtgccaaaacaaacaaactgaTCCCAAGGGTTTATTTTAGACAGAGTCTGATAAAAAAACTGAGATCGAGTTTAGTAAGCCTTGCACACAATGTGGGAGTATGGCTCAAGTATGATTTTAGCCTTGTGTATTGGGTTGTTTTTctcatataataaaaaaaaaaaaaaagagtcaaactCAGGGGACATGGCTCCTGCTACCACTATGGGGTCTGGACTCCGGACTGGTGAGTACAGATATACTCAGCTTTACTCTAATagacatataatttataatgTCTATATGCTGTTTTTGCTTAATATCAACAACTGGATTTGACAAGTTATTAAACATTTATGCAAATTCATTTTGCTATAAGCATAGGTTCAAGCTTTCAATCAAGCcaaaattcaaactcaaaacTCTAGCTTGGTGTCAATTACTTTTTCAAAAGCCAAGATTGAGCCCGACTCTTAAAGATTGAACAAGCTCCCTTGAGAGCCACCTAAGTACTTTCTAAGCCTTAACCTAACAAAGCCCAACTTGGCTCAGCATGTTTAGACCCTTAGGCAAAAGAATGGTTTTAGTTAGGTCCAAGGACTCGACATACCTTACGCTTTGCAGCTTGAAACCAAGCATCAGCACATAATGCATACATGTCAGCACCAGTGAAGTTTGGGGAGCATTTCTTTGCTATTGAATAAAGAGATACATCGTCATGCAATTTAAACTTTCTGGTAAGTGCTTTAAGGACCCTGTAAAGGAAAGGAATTGGTGATGCTCAAGAACTCAAGAATGCCACCTCACATCATATCTAAATACGGAATTGGACTATTAGACGAAATTTTGAAGAAAACTAACCTCTCTCTATAAGATGGATCAGAGTTTACACCAACATAAAGGAGTTTATCAAATCGACCAGGCCGTAGAAGTGCTGGATCAATAAGATCAGGTCTGTTGCTTGCTCCTATTATGAAAAGGTcctaaaaaacataaaacagaTCCCACCTTTGGATTATACGCAAAAGAAGACGGGAAAACTAGCACAAAAGATGCATGAACATATCACATAGTAGAAGTTAACCTGTGTAGAATCATTTAGTCCATCAATCTCCGCAAGCATCTATAATAGAGGGGTAACCATGTTATGTGGCAATTGGTGAATCAAGCAAACCAATCAGGAAAAACAGTCCAGATATATCTCTACCTGAGAAACTACTCTATCCATAACACCCCCAGAATCTCCAGATGCACCACGAGCAGGAGCAAGAGAATCAAGTTCATCAAAGAAGATAACACATGGCCGTGCCGATCTTGCCTGGAAGCGAGCATTGCCATTACAAAAGTTTTGAGTTAAAGCTGAATTTGCTTGTAACTCAAAGTAGGTCATGCAAATTACAGAGAACTAGATTTGCATCCTGTAAGGAATAATGGTCTTAACAGGATGAATATTTTTTACCTTCTGGAAAATGTCTCTGACATTTTTTTCTGATTCTCCTATGTACATGTTGATAAGTTCAGGCCCTTTTACGCTAAGAAAATTTAATGAACATTCTGTAGCAACAGCTTTTGCCAATAATGTCTGAGAAACAACAATAAGAATGTAAAGGAAGGACGATGCAGGATTTTGGTTAGTAAAAATAAAAGATAGCTAGTTAAAGAAACCTTTTTCCGAACAATGTGATGAAGCAGAACTTACTTTTCCTGTCCCGGGAGGACCATATAGGAGAACACCGGAGCGTTTACGAAGCCCAGATGAAAATAAATCCTTATGCAGGAGTGGCAACTGCAAAGACAACACATAATAGTTCATACAGATACAATCAGGATCGAAAGATGATATGCAGCATCATGCACAATAAGAAAGAATAAAATACTAGAAAGAAGCATGAAATGGAAGTAATACAAGGTGCTGACAGTAGCGAATACTGTTCATTTCTCAAGCAACAAAATCCTTATTCATTGAGCTAAAAAaaccttttcaaattaaagtgtcagaGTTGATTATCTTCTTAAGGTTAGCGCCAAAAGCTAAAACCCAGTATCACAGGGTCGTTCTTGTTCATGTCTTCAAGTTTATTAAACCAATTTCATAAGAGAACCTACCTGAACAGTATCAAGAATTGATTTCTTCACATCCTCGAGCCCACCAACATCTTCCCATTTTACATTAGGTACCTATGAAAAAGAACCACAATTTATAATGCTTTCTATATGGGAAAGAAAGATTGGGAACAAAAATTTAAAGTGTAAcccaaaatttaaattttgccAACATATACAATCACTAAAACCTCATTCCGCAGTGTGCAATGGGATCTTAAGTTTGAATGATGGTTAAACATCAGATCGCGGAATCAAATTTAATCAAACAGCATTTACCTTTGGAGTTCCCAGTGCCGATGCATTCCTCTTCTTGGATCGCTCCAATGCCTTGACGATGAATTCTTTCCCACTAACATGCGATGCAGCTTTACCTGACTTAGTATCCTGCACCATTTTGGCACTAGAAGATCTTTCCAAGTCTTCTGATTCACTTTGCAAAATTTCAGCATCATCCATCGGAATTAAGTGAGCACCAGCATCAGCAACTTTCCCGCTATCCTGAGACGCAGCTCTACCTGACTTATTGTCCTGCCCCATTATGACACTAGAAGATCCATCCAAGTCCTCTGGTTGGATTTTCGCAATTTGATAATCATCCCTCAGAATTAGGTGAGCACCAGCATCAGCAATTAATGCATGCAAATCTCGAGGCATGAAACCTGATGTCTGTCCGACCATGTCCTTTATAATTTCCTCTGACACAGTCTGCAAGAAGCAACTACCAAACCCATTAAAGTCAACAGCCATGATCAGCATATCATCCTATATTCCTATTGAATATTACTTTGCAATAATGAAGGGTTGAAAAGTTTTGAACCTTAATTGCCTCatgaataataaaaaagaaaaataaacgcCTTTCCCGATATAGTCCAGAATGCTTCCAAACTGAAGGGATTAAAAGTGACCATATAAACAGTTTCTTTTTTGAAAGGATCAGATAAGCAGTTTCTAGCAATTGAATAGATGTGAAACAAAGGCTCACACAATCATTTACAGATGGATGATTACAAGAAAATATTACTTCAGCACATCATGAATGCAGGGTCCAGACATATACAGCACATGATAAAAAGGCAATCAAGAAATAAAGTTGGATGCCTGTGATGGACAGATGTATACATTTGATTGATAACATGCATTTAGCCAAAATTCACAGGACAATGAGAAGGATCACCTACATTAGAGAGGAGCTTGGTAACACTTTGAAGTGACTGAGACAGCATTTCGACCCTCTGTTCTTCAGTCAAAGGACCCATACTTATTTCATGGCTGAAGCAACGCCTAATAGCAGGAGGTAGACCCTCAGAACTCTCAGCAGCTGCAACAAATAGCACGTGGTGCCTGCTTATGTCTTCAGCAACCTCGCCTTGCTACATCagcaaatcaaaaaaataaactcaTCAGACAGAAAACCATTGCATTCAacttatgcttttgaaaataaggtAAACAACTTTGGTTTCTCCTCGTTTGATTAGAATTCATGTACTCCTAGTTATAGACAAACTGAACCAAAAGTCCATATAGATGCTCTTCAGGACTTGTACATTGATCAAGAAACAAGGACTTGGATAAAGCAGAAAGTCACAGATGACATCCAGGAAAAGGAAATTCTGTAAGATAACGCAGAGAAGCTCCTTCCTCAAAATTTCAGAAAGGCATGTAACTGTTGGATCCAAATTTTGATAGAAACAAGAAGATGGGAAAAAATAGAATCAACTTACTAAGTTTCCGTTCAATCTCTCTTTGGAATTACTGTCTTCATCTTCAGCAACTGGCTCAGTGAATTTCCTAATAACTGATGCAACTTCAGAGGTGAGGCCAACTTGATCATTTGTCAAGCCCTCTTGTGAAGCCAAACTTTTGAAGACATCGAAATGACGAAGAAGTAGTATTGCTGGTGAGTATCTGCCACAAGATCATACATGAGGAGCATGAAGTAGCAGTAACCCAATGGACAaccaaatagagcacaatgccACCTCCACATCACATAATCTAACTATAAATTCAGGAAAACCACAATTCAAAAAAGACAATTAGTATAGCTTATACTTTACAAAACAACTAGCATATCTCATACCAAACTTCACCTTTGAGCTGTGTTGAATGCTTGTGCTAGTGCTACAGATGTTTTCCTTTCAGAGGATACAGTTAGATTATGGCAGCTAAATTCCACTACATGCAGGCCCAATCGACGAGCAACATATTTAACAACTGTTCTCTTTCCACATCCTGCAAAAAGTGTCTACGCATTAGTACACCAATCAGAGTTCCCAGTAGTACaaattttcaaccatagatatcAATGTGACTCTACAGTGCAAAGAAAAAGTTGGAAAAAGTACCAGCTAAACCGTATAACAGAACAGCCACCCTGAACTTTGAAGAAAGTGCTGATGGGCATAGAGGAGGTGTAAGTATGGA
This sequence is a window from Tripterygium wilfordii isolate XIE 37 chromosome 8, ASM1340144v1, whole genome shotgun sequence. Protein-coding genes within it:
- the LOC120004234 gene encoding peroxisome biogenesis protein 6, giving the protein MVERRKPLVLASTKVLIDSVLSSSRLTGTDKVAENKLTVEISSLKLQLPAGILRFSKDNLDPKQAALDDSALVGLSTSVLKRLSVTSGSLVLIKNVEANLQRVAQVVALDPPTACASGSKLPFSSSPRTMLIFPSFRFPQEEHPLLDKEVAYLSPLLAFNLDLHTSCLKSLVRQGNETLASLFEAKGDGVGCGEGSDDSVINLEVVPFTQLPRYASHLRASFVKIPECGTIESLKGSSSIEAEDRQNMIDLALNEYFKVDRYLASGDVFSIQINWTCNSIICISCSQRSQNRSDNIIYFKVVAIQPSDEAVLRINRSQTALVLGGSVPSSVPPDLLINGHKGVIPLQGDTVKILASILTPPLCPSALSSKFRVAVLLYGLAGCGKRTVVKYVARRLGLHVVEFSCHNLTVSSERKTSVALAQAFNTAQRYSPAILLLRHFDVFKSLASQEGLTNDQVGLTSEVASVIRKFTEPVAEDEDSNSKERLNGNLQGEVAEDISRHHVLFVAAAESSEGLPPAIRRCFSHEISMGPLTEEQRVEMLSQSLQSVTKLLSNTVSEEIIKDMVGQTSGFMPRDLHALIADAGAHLILRDDYQIAKIQPEDLDGSSSVIMGQDNKSGRAASQDSGKVADAGAHLIPMDDAEILQSESEDLERSSSAKMVQDTKSGKAASHVSGKEFIVKALERSKKRNASALGTPKVPNVKWEDVGGLEDVKKSILDTVQLPLLHKDLFSSGLRKRSGVLLYGPPGTGKTLLAKAVATECSLNFLSVKGPELINMYIGESEKNVRDIFQKARSARPCVIFFDELDSLAPARGASGDSGGVMDRVVSQMLAEIDGLNDSTQDLFIIGASNRPDLIDPALLRPGRFDKLLYVGVNSDPSYRERVLKALTRKFKLHDDVSLYSIAKKCSPNFTGADMYALCADAWFQAAKRKVSSSGSDSPCMDDQIDSVVVEYGDFVKVLYELSPSLSMAELKKYELLRSQFEGAPK